Proteins co-encoded in one Spirosoma endbachense genomic window:
- a CDS encoding SusC/RagA family TonB-linked outer membrane protein, translating to MKKLLLLSLLMACSSCAYVWAQGRKISGTVVVDEGSIPFAGATIVVKGTTIGTVTDAKGEYSINVPASGNALIFSAVGMETVEEPIGTRTAIDVKLKSDTKQLGEVIVTALGIKEERDKFASSVSTVDGKNISKSGETSLLTGLSGKASGVVITRNGGDPGAGAYIQIRGQNTINGNAQPLFIVDGIPVSNSSDNNGTAAGNGIVQQSRINDINPEDIESMEVLKGASAAALWGTRAANGVIVITTKKGKDTKGKVNITFKSTVSFDEVNKNHKLQTTYGQGSDGIFQQGSRNTFGDLIADRKGGDDAFITDPNAAGYQGFVTFPDGTKRYAIAAGTAANPHGGKNSRQTYDHTKDVFQTGHFTDNSINFSGGNARSNFLLSYSNLNQDGVVQKFSSYQRNTARINVASQFTEWLRASANVGYTKSYSTRVQQGDNLDGIILGGFRTPGDFDNSYFTGIYTNKAGQTFNNAHVSYRNPLGVDQNTIYANPVWNINNNRNTTDVDRITGTAELGITPTSWLSITGRTGIDNFIDKRLERFARNSGSYGTGLLSKNWITEKQFNTDVFANATKTFNENFGGSLLVGVNYNSRLKEYVSDQITNFIVPNAPDILTNALNSNSAISNYTSLIRTYAYYAQAEVQAYNMLFLTLTGRNESASTFGSKTNSTFFFPSAALAWQFTKLKALETSSLLSFGKLRVTWGQVGIQPQPYQNFTTFSPAAYTDAFAGGLKSASALYGGGYVRSTTAGNDFLRPERKTETEIGVDLRFLNNRINFSATAYDNSTDDVILSLNVPNETGYTVRNVNAAKLSNKGLEFEAGADLITLGDFKWNLSANFSLNRNRVISLAGAAAQTLPDSYQQNASLIEGQPFGVFYSTDFLKDESGKYKLDANGFPQGGTGNEIIGDPNPKWRGGLGSTFSYKGLSLSVLFDRVAGNDFYNGTRGALYSFGVHADQGGTAVAPAGGIKDVNGKVIAAGTSFQGQIKDFGAGPVALNQAWYQGRGTSFNSASYKQFIEDGSSTRLREITMTYSLRSEGFRRFTHLSNVDFSLTGRNLLLWTNYTGTDPEVNITGAGLSRGQDWFTNPNTRSLLFSLKITY from the coding sequence ATGAAAAAACTACTACTGCTGAGCTTGCTCATGGCATGCTCTAGTTGTGCTTATGTATGGGCACAGGGCCGAAAAATAAGCGGCACTGTTGTTGTCGATGAAGGGAGCATTCCGTTTGCGGGCGCCACCATTGTCGTCAAAGGAACAACAATCGGTACAGTCACGGATGCTAAAGGTGAATACAGCATAAATGTTCCAGCTTCGGGCAATGCGTTAATCTTCTCGGCAGTGGGTATGGAAACTGTCGAGGAACCCATCGGCACACGAACGGCTATTGATGTTAAACTCAAAAGCGACACCAAGCAATTAGGCGAGGTAATCGTAACGGCGCTCGGAATTAAAGAAGAACGCGACAAATTTGCCTCATCCGTATCGACCGTCGATGGCAAGAACATTTCTAAATCCGGCGAAACCAGCTTACTGACAGGACTTAGCGGCAAAGCATCCGGCGTTGTGATCACGCGGAATGGCGGTGATCCGGGAGCGGGGGCTTACATTCAGATTCGCGGTCAAAACACGATCAACGGTAATGCCCAGCCACTGTTTATTGTCGATGGCATTCCGGTCAGTAACTCCAGCGATAACAACGGTACTGCCGCCGGAAACGGCATTGTTCAGCAATCCCGGATCAACGATATTAATCCCGAAGATATTGAGAGTATGGAAGTTCTGAAGGGAGCTTCTGCTGCGGCTTTGTGGGGAACACGGGCCGCCAATGGGGTTATCGTGATTACAACTAAAAAAGGAAAGGATACGAAGGGCAAGGTGAATATCACCTTCAAGTCAACCGTTTCTTTCGATGAGGTCAACAAAAATCATAAGCTACAAACAACTTACGGTCAGGGTTCAGATGGCATTTTTCAGCAAGGAAGCCGAAACACATTCGGCGACCTGATTGCCGATCGGAAAGGCGGTGACGATGCGTTTATAACGGATCCAAATGCGGCTGGCTACCAGGGCTTTGTAACGTTTCCGGATGGCACAAAGCGGTACGCCATTGCCGCAGGAACAGCCGCCAATCCGCACGGTGGCAAAAACTCCAGACAAACCTACGATCACACGAAAGACGTTTTTCAGACGGGTCATTTCACCGACAACAGCATCAATTTTAGCGGGGGCAACGCCCGGTCTAATTTCCTGCTGAGCTACTCCAATCTGAATCAGGATGGTGTTGTACAGAAGTTCAGCTCCTACCAGCGAAACACGGCCCGCATCAATGTAGCCAGTCAGTTTACCGAATGGCTACGGGCATCGGCCAATGTTGGCTATACGAAAAGCTATTCAACGCGGGTTCAGCAGGGCGATAACCTCGATGGTATCATCCTGGGTGGTTTCCGGACTCCCGGCGATTTTGACAACAGTTATTTCACCGGCATTTACACCAACAAGGCCGGGCAGACATTCAATAATGCACACGTTTCATACCGCAACCCGTTGGGTGTCGATCAAAACACCATTTATGCCAACCCCGTCTGGAACATCAACAACAACCGGAATACGACCGATGTCGATCGTATTACCGGGACGGCTGAACTTGGCATTACGCCAACATCCTGGCTGAGCATTACCGGGCGCACAGGTATCGATAACTTTATTGATAAACGGCTGGAGCGATTTGCCCGGAACTCAGGCTCATACGGTACGGGCCTGTTATCGAAAAACTGGATTACAGAAAAGCAGTTCAACACCGATGTATTTGCCAATGCGACCAAAACATTCAATGAAAATTTTGGTGGTTCGTTGCTGGTTGGCGTCAACTACAACAGTCGTCTGAAAGAATACGTAAGCGATCAGATCACTAACTTTATTGTTCCAAACGCACCCGATATTTTGACCAATGCGCTCAACTCGAATAGCGCCATCAGCAATTATACGTCCTTGATCCGGACGTATGCCTACTACGCTCAGGCCGAAGTTCAGGCGTATAACATGCTCTTTCTGACCCTGACCGGCCGCAACGAAAGTGCCTCGACGTTTGGCTCCAAAACCAACAGCACGTTCTTCTTCCCATCGGCAGCGCTGGCCTGGCAATTCACGAAGTTAAAAGCGCTGGAAACCAGCTCGCTGCTTAGTTTTGGTAAACTGCGCGTAACCTGGGGTCAGGTGGGTATTCAGCCCCAGCCCTACCAGAATTTCACAACGTTCTCGCCCGCAGCCTATACCGATGCGTTTGCGGGTGGCCTGAAATCGGCGAGTGCGCTGTATGGTGGCGGCTATGTTCGGAGTACCACCGCTGGTAATGATTTTCTGCGTCCAGAGCGCAAAACAGAAACAGAAATTGGGGTTGATCTCCGATTCCTCAACAATCGCATCAACTTCTCGGCCACGGCTTACGACAACTCTACCGACGACGTGATTCTGTCGCTGAACGTACCGAATGAAACGGGGTATACGGTTCGGAATGTCAATGCCGCCAAGCTATCGAACAAAGGGCTTGAGTTTGAAGCAGGTGCCGACCTGATCACGCTGGGCGATTTCAAATGGAATCTGTCAGCAAACTTTTCGCTGAACCGCAACAGAGTCATTTCGCTGGCGGGTGCTGCCGCCCAGACACTGCCCGACAGTTACCAACAAAACGCATCATTGATTGAAGGACAACCTTTCGGTGTGTTTTATTCGACCGATTTCCTGAAAGATGAATCAGGCAAGTACAAGCTGGATGCGAACGGTTTTCCGCAGGGAGGCACAGGCAACGAGATCATAGGCGATCCGAACCCAAAATGGCGGGGTGGATTAGGAAGCACATTTTCCTACAAAGGCTTATCGTTGTCGGTACTCTTCGACCGTGTTGCAGGGAATGACTTCTATAACGGTACGCGGGGAGCGCTCTACAGTTTCGGCGTTCACGCTGATCAGGGTGGCACGGCTGTTGCACCAGCAGGTGGCATTAAAGACGTGAACGGCAAAGTCATTGCAGCCGGTACGTCATTTCAGGGCCAGATAAAAGACTTTGGCGCAGGGCCGGTCGCGCTGAACCAGGCCTGGTATCAGGGACGGGGAACATCGTTCAACTCGGCCTCCTACAAGCAGTTTATTGAAGATGGCAGCTCAACCCGCCTGCGCGAAATAACGATGACCTACAGTCTGCGAAGTGAAGGGTTCCGCCGGTTCACGCACCTATCGAACGTTGATTTTAGTCTGACCGGCCGTAACCTTCTCCTGTGGACGAATTACACAGGTACCGATCCGGAAGTAAACATCACGGGTGCAGGTCTTTCGCGTGGACAGGACTGGTTTACGAATCCCAATACGCGCTCTTTGCTGTTCTCGCTCAAAATCACGTACTAA
- a CDS encoding YheT family hydrolase, translating into MPLIAPSSYQPPARLWNGHLQTIIPSLFRKVTVSYDRERIETPDDDFLDMDWAFSVNSQQSAASRESTQSATGVSSRQPANCLVILSHGLEGNSTSQYLAGMVRHLTQHGFDCLAWHYRSCSGELNRQQRFYHIGETGDLHFIIQYALSKGYQTICLMGFSAGGNVTLKYLGEQGATIHPAIRKAVVFSVPVDLMGSARRLEQWDSLVYNYRFNRTLKRKVLQKAAVMPGVFSTDVISKVRTIREFDNLFTAPQNGFRDVTDYYTRSSSLQFIPTIAIPTLIVNAKNDPFLSPECFPEELARELPAVWMEFPEQGGHCGFPSLANGINGTYWSEERAVKFLTETHTIQP; encoded by the coding sequence ATGCCGCTGATTGCGCCGTCGAGTTACCAGCCACCTGCCCGTTTATGGAACGGACACCTGCAAACCATCATTCCCTCGCTCTTTCGCAAGGTTACGGTTTCTTACGACCGCGAACGGATCGAAACGCCGGATGATGATTTTCTGGATATGGACTGGGCCTTTTCAGTCAACAGCCAGCAGTCAGCCGCCAGCAGAGAGTCTACCCAGTCAGCTACTGGAGTCTCCTCACGGCAACCGGCAAACTGTCTGGTTATTCTGTCCCATGGCCTGGAAGGTAACTCAACGAGTCAGTATTTAGCCGGAATGGTGCGCCATCTGACTCAGCATGGCTTCGATTGTCTGGCCTGGCATTACCGCTCGTGCAGTGGCGAATTGAACCGCCAACAGCGTTTTTACCACATCGGAGAAACGGGAGATCTTCACTTCATCATTCAATACGCCCTCTCGAAAGGCTATCAGACAATTTGTTTGATGGGCTTCAGCGCAGGGGGAAATGTTACCTTAAAATATCTCGGTGAGCAAGGCGCAACGATACATCCGGCCATTCGGAAAGCTGTTGTGTTTTCGGTCCCTGTCGATCTGATGGGTTCGGCCCGCAGGCTCGAACAATGGGATAGCCTGGTTTATAATTATCGATTTAACCGAACGCTTAAACGAAAAGTGCTACAAAAAGCTGCGGTCATGCCGGGCGTTTTTTCAACGGACGTTATCAGCAAAGTCCGAACGATTCGGGAGTTCGATAACCTGTTTACGGCTCCACAGAATGGTTTTCGGGACGTAACCGATTATTATACCCGTAGCAGTTCGCTCCAGTTTATACCTACCATTGCGATTCCAACGCTGATTGTCAATGCAAAAAATGACCCCTTTTTATCACCCGAATGTTTTCCGGAAGAGCTGGCGCGGGAACTCCCCGCCGTATGGATGGAGTTTCCTGAACAGGGCGGTCATTGTGGATTTCCGTCGCTCGCGAATGGCATCAACGGCACCTACTGGTCGGAAGAACGGGCGGTAAAATTTTTAACAGAAACACATACGATACAACCATAA
- a CDS encoding DinB family protein: protein MMESTQIDIKSQLLADCQEFVAVTDKLSEDQFKRQVDGKWSVAEVMQHLYLSARPVARLMAGPREVFSQWGQAEMPSRSYETIAAIYQKALTLRRQAPPSMSPRPEDMQVEKPVIIDRFSGIYQALTEATNGWSDDDLDLLLIPHPLLGYLTVREMLYFTSTHTQHHLRLLPKL from the coding sequence ATGATGGAAAGCACACAAATCGACATAAAAAGCCAACTCCTGGCCGATTGTCAGGAATTCGTTGCGGTCACGGATAAGCTTTCAGAAGATCAGTTTAAGCGGCAGGTCGATGGCAAATGGTCGGTGGCAGAGGTAATGCAGCATTTGTATTTATCAGCCCGGCCAGTAGCTCGATTAATGGCCGGGCCACGGGAAGTATTCAGCCAATGGGGGCAGGCCGAAATGCCGTCCAGATCGTACGAAACAATTGCAGCTATCTATCAGAAAGCACTCACGCTACGACGGCAGGCCCCCCCATCCATGTCTCCCCGGCCCGAAGATATGCAGGTTGAGAAACCTGTAATCATTGATCGATTTTCTGGCATTTATCAGGCATTGACCGAAGCTACCAATGGCTGGTCCGACGATGATCTCGATTTGTTGCTAATACCGCACCCCTTACTTGGTTATCTGACTGTTCGGGAGATGCTGTACTTCACCAGCACCCATACGCAACACCATCTACGCTTACTGCCGAAGCTGTAA
- a CDS encoding aminotransferase class V-fold PLP-dependent enzyme — translation MKQTYFTPGPAELYPTLYQHLQTAMDEQIGSISHRSQKFRDIYKFTDQQLRTLLTIPDTHGIFFTGSASEVWERVLFNCVEHESFHLVNGSFSRKFYDYANSLHKFAHLHEKPFGEGFDYADVEVPEYAELICLTHNETSSGVQMRTADIHKLKRKYSKKLVVVDMVSSAPYPDLDFSLIDSAFFSVQKAFGMPAGLGVWIANQACLEKAERLQKYENLTVGAHNTLPTLWSHYKTFETPATPNVLFIYLLGKIAEDFNKIGIDTIRKQTEEKARMLYKFLDASEAYSPFVKQDRHRSQTVVVATTQKPSADVISGVKQAGMVVGTGYGKFKESQIRIANFPAVSIEQVDTLINQLQK, via the coding sequence ATGAAACAAACGTACTTTACCCCCGGTCCGGCCGAGTTATACCCAACGCTTTATCAGCATTTGCAAACCGCAATGGATGAGCAGATTGGATCAATTTCGCACCGAAGCCAAAAATTTCGGGACATCTATAAGTTCACCGACCAACAGTTGCGCACGCTGTTGACCATTCCCGACACGCACGGTATTTTCTTTACCGGATCGGCCTCCGAAGTTTGGGAGCGCGTTTTGTTTAACTGCGTTGAACACGAGAGCTTCCACCTCGTGAATGGTTCGTTTTCCCGGAAATTTTACGATTACGCTAATTCGCTGCATAAGTTCGCCCACCTGCACGAAAAGCCCTTTGGCGAAGGATTTGATTATGCCGATGTTGAGGTGCCTGAATACGCCGAATTGATTTGTCTGACGCATAACGAAACATCGTCGGGTGTACAGATGCGCACCGCTGATATTCATAAACTGAAGCGCAAGTATTCGAAGAAATTGGTGGTTGTCGATATGGTTTCGTCAGCACCGTATCCTGATTTAGACTTCAGTCTGATCGACTCGGCCTTTTTCTCGGTACAAAAAGCGTTCGGTATGCCTGCTGGTCTGGGTGTCTGGATCGCGAATCAGGCCTGTCTGGAAAAAGCGGAACGGCTACAGAAATACGAGAACCTCACGGTTGGTGCGCATAATACGCTGCCAACACTCTGGAGCCATTATAAAACATTTGAAACGCCCGCAACACCGAATGTACTGTTCATTTATCTGTTGGGGAAAATAGCCGAAGATTTCAATAAAATCGGCATCGATACCATCCGTAAACAAACTGAAGAAAAGGCCCGAATGCTCTATAAATTCCTGGATGCTTCGGAGGCCTATTCACCGTTTGTTAAACAGGACCGACATCGATCGCAGACGGTTGTTGTAGCCACCACCCAAAAGCCATCTGCGGATGTTATTTCTGGTGTAAAACAGGCTGGTATGGTTGTCGGAACGGGATATGGGAAATTTAAAGAGTCCCAGATTCGGATTGCCAATTTCCCGGCGGTGTCGATTGAGCAGGTCGATACGCTCATTAATCAGTTGCAGAAATAA
- a CDS encoding beta-N-acetylhexosaminidase: MKIRTAGLLFFFLSITFANAQQPIYLIPQPVDIQVQRGTFAITKSATISYNKPQAQAVADMTAQKLNMPTGFGIRAQSGKKGAIRFDLNDTPDSKLGKEGYILDASPKGVIITANEPAGLFYGMQSLFQLLPKEIESKIAATATWAIPAVRITDYPRFAWRGIMLDVSRHFFSKEDVKKYIDQLARLKYNTFHWHLTDDNGWRIEIKSLPKLTEVGAWRVQRAGHFGNRLDPKSGETASYGGFYTQEDIKEIIKFAQDRNVTIVPEIDVPGHSMAALAAYPELSCTKAAVSVNPGTPFSEWYGNGTFKMLVENTLNPSDEKVYEFLDKVFTEVAALFPNPYIHVGGDECYKGYWAQDPGCQALMKQLNIRHVEDLQGYFMNRVEKILKAKGKKLLGWDEILEGGISPEATVMSWRGVKGGIEAAHMGHDVVMTPTTFAYIDYQQSDIDPPIYASLRTKKSYSFEPVPDGVDAKHILGGQANLWTEQVPNLRYAEYMSYPRSWALADVYWSPKETKNWETFVPRMETHFDRADVAQINYSRAVYDPITKTSLKNGKLVLELDSEVPGLDIFYSIDDTMPDAFSTKYSQPVELPDGPITLRVITYRAGKPIGHLIILSRDALQKRAGR, encoded by the coding sequence ATGAAAATACGTACAGCTGGTCTTCTGTTTTTTTTCTTATCAATTACGTTCGCGAATGCCCAGCAACCCATTTATCTTATTCCACAACCTGTTGATATACAGGTACAACGGGGCACTTTTGCCATTACAAAATCAGCCACTATAAGTTATAATAAACCTCAGGCTCAGGCCGTTGCTGACATGACGGCACAAAAACTGAACATGCCGACAGGGTTTGGGATAAGAGCACAATCCGGCAAAAAAGGGGCCATTCGGTTCGATTTGAATGACACCCCAGATTCGAAGCTCGGTAAAGAAGGATATATACTGGATGCATCACCGAAAGGAGTTATCATAACGGCCAATGAGCCAGCCGGGCTGTTTTATGGTATGCAGTCACTTTTCCAGTTATTGCCCAAAGAGATTGAAAGCAAGATCGCAGCCACCGCAACCTGGGCTATACCAGCTGTTCGTATCACCGATTATCCACGATTTGCCTGGCGGGGAATTATGCTGGATGTGAGCCGTCACTTCTTTTCAAAGGAAGACGTCAAAAAATACATCGATCAATTGGCCAGGCTGAAATACAACACGTTTCACTGGCACCTGACCGATGATAATGGCTGGCGAATCGAGATAAAATCGTTGCCCAAACTCACGGAAGTGGGTGCCTGGCGGGTACAACGGGCGGGCCATTTTGGGAATCGACTCGATCCCAAATCTGGTGAAACGGCTTCTTATGGCGGATTTTACACACAGGAGGATATTAAAGAAATTATCAAATTTGCACAGGACCGTAACGTTACGATAGTCCCCGAAATTGATGTTCCGGGCCACAGCATGGCAGCTCTGGCCGCTTATCCGGAATTGAGTTGTACCAAAGCAGCTGTCAGCGTAAACCCCGGAACGCCCTTTTCGGAGTGGTACGGCAACGGCACATTCAAGATGCTGGTCGAGAACACTCTAAACCCATCGGATGAGAAAGTCTATGAATTTCTCGATAAGGTTTTTACCGAAGTTGCCGCGCTTTTCCCGAATCCATACATTCACGTTGGTGGCGATGAGTGCTACAAAGGATACTGGGCGCAGGACCCAGGCTGTCAGGCTTTAATGAAGCAGTTGAACATTCGGCATGTTGAGGATTTACAGGGCTATTTTATGAACCGTGTCGAGAAAATTCTAAAGGCAAAGGGTAAAAAATTGCTTGGTTGGGACGAAATCCTGGAGGGTGGTATTTCGCCGGAAGCAACGGTCATGAGCTGGCGGGGTGTTAAAGGGGGCATCGAAGCCGCGCACATGGGCCACGATGTTGTGATGACACCTACCACGTTTGCGTATATCGACTACCAGCAGAGTGATATCGATCCACCGATCTACGCCAGCCTGCGGACAAAGAAAAGCTATAGTTTCGAGCCGGTTCCGGATGGTGTGGATGCCAAACACATTCTGGGTGGTCAGGCAAACCTATGGACTGAGCAGGTTCCCAACCTTCGCTATGCCGAGTATATGAGCTACCCGCGTAGCTGGGCGCTGGCCGATGTATACTGGTCGCCCAAAGAGACAAAAAACTGGGAGACATTTGTGCCCCGTATGGAAACGCATTTTGATCGGGCCGATGTAGCGCAGATCAATTATTCGCGTGCCGTTTATGACCCCATTACTAAAACAAGCCTGAAGAACGGCAAACTGGTGCTGGAACTGGATAGTGAAGTGCCTGGACTCGATATTTTTTACAGCATCGACGATACCATGCCGGATGCGTTTTCAACGAAATATAGCCAGCCCGTCGAGCTACCCGATGGCCCTATTACGCTTCGGGTGATCACCTATCGGGCAGGAAAACCAATTGGACATTTGATTATCCTTTCGCGGGATGCCTTGCAGAAGCGAGCTGGACGATAA
- the serA gene encoding phosphoglycerate dehydrogenase, which yields MLTKPIEQTYYIIDFDSTFTKVEALDVLGEISLIGRPDRDDVLDQIKAITDRGMSGEISFTESLELRLNLLKAHRDHLPALIETLMGKISDSFQRNKQFLSENAETIYVVSNGFREFIVPIVTSLGVLPDNVFANTFVFDETGSIIGFDRTNPLSANGGKSQVIRNLNLDGEVYVIGDGYTDYEIRAAGLANRFYAFTENVLRPSVVAKADHIAPSLDEFLYHNHLSRSQSYPKSRIKVLLLENVHPVAVKLFEQEGFNVEIRKGALDEDELIEAIRDVSILGIRSKTMVTQRVLENANKLMTIGAFCIGTNQIDLTACTDRGIAVFNAPYSNTRSVVELAIGEIIMLIRNIVPKSNSMHKGVWDKSAKNSFEVRGKKLGLVGYGNIGTQLSVVAEALGMEVYFYDVVDKLALGNARKCKSMDELLAIADIITLHTDGRKENKNIISYREFGLMKNGVIFLNLSRGHIVDIPALVDAIERGKVAGAGVDVFPHEPKTNNEEFINALRNQPNVILTPHIGGSTEEAQENIGNFVPGKLLEYINNGSTYGSVNFPELQLPLLKGSHRLLHIHANVPGILAKMNNIFAKYHINIHGQYLKTNELIGYVITDVAKEYADEVVEELKQIDQTIKFRLLY from the coding sequence ATGCTCACTAAACCAATCGAACAGACGTATTATATTATTGATTTCGACAGCACCTTTACGAAAGTAGAAGCCCTGGACGTGCTGGGCGAGATTTCACTCATTGGTCGTCCCGACCGCGACGATGTGCTTGACCAGATCAAAGCCATTACCGACCGGGGTATGTCGGGTGAAATTTCATTCACCGAATCGCTCGAACTCCGGCTGAACCTGCTGAAAGCACACCGCGATCATCTTCCTGCCCTGATTGAAACGCTGATGGGCAAAATTTCCGATTCGTTTCAGCGCAACAAACAGTTTCTGAGCGAAAACGCCGAGACTATTTATGTTGTGTCAAATGGGTTCAGGGAGTTTATCGTTCCCATTGTTACGTCATTGGGCGTACTGCCAGACAACGTGTTTGCCAATACATTCGTGTTCGATGAAACGGGCAGTATCATTGGCTTTGATCGCACTAATCCGCTATCGGCCAATGGGGGAAAATCGCAGGTAATCCGGAATCTAAACCTCGACGGTGAAGTTTACGTCATTGGCGATGGATATACTGATTATGAAATCCGGGCAGCTGGTCTGGCCAATCGGTTCTACGCCTTCACGGAAAATGTATTGCGGCCGAGCGTGGTCGCGAAAGCCGATCATATTGCGCCTTCTCTCGATGAATTTCTCTACCATAATCACTTGAGTCGTAGCCAGTCATACCCAAAGAGTCGGATTAAGGTTCTGTTGCTTGAAAACGTGCATCCCGTGGCGGTGAAGTTGTTCGAACAGGAAGGCTTTAATGTAGAAATTCGAAAAGGTGCTCTGGATGAAGATGAGCTGATCGAAGCTATCCGCGATGTATCGATTCTGGGTATTCGCTCCAAAACGATGGTGACGCAGCGAGTGCTGGAAAATGCGAATAAACTCATGACGATTGGTGCGTTCTGTATCGGCACCAACCAGATTGACCTGACCGCCTGCACCGACCGGGGTATCGCCGTTTTCAATGCTCCATACAGCAACACCCGCTCCGTCGTTGAACTGGCTATCGGTGAGATCATTATGCTCATCCGAAACATCGTACCCAAGAGCAATTCGATGCATAAGGGGGTATGGGACAAATCGGCCAAGAACAGCTTTGAAGTACGGGGTAAAAAACTAGGACTTGTTGGTTACGGCAACATCGGCACGCAGCTTTCTGTAGTGGCCGAAGCGCTGGGCATGGAAGTGTACTTCTACGATGTTGTCGACAAACTTGCCCTTGGTAATGCCCGCAAGTGCAAATCAATGGATGAATTGCTGGCTATTGCCGATATTATTACGCTCCATACCGACGGCCGGAAAGAGAATAAAAATATCATTAGCTATCGCGAATTCGGGTTAATGAAAAACGGTGTAATCTTCCTGAATCTATCGCGTGGGCATATCGTCGATATTCCGGCGCTGGTCGATGCCATCGAACGGGGAAAAGTTGCCGGTGCTGGTGTCGATGTGTTCCCGCATGAGCCGAAAACCAATAACGAAGAATTCATCAATGCGCTGCGCAACCAGCCAAATGTCATTCTGACTCCGCACATTGGCGGCAGTACTGAAGAAGCGCAGGAGAATATTGGCAACTTTGTTCCGGGTAAATTGCTCGAATACATCAATAATGGCAGCACCTACGGCAGCGTTAACTTCCCAGAGCTTCAACTGCCTTTGCTGAAGGGTTCGCACCGGCTCCTGCACATTCATGCCAACGTACCCGGCATTCTGGCCAAAATGAACAACATTTTTGCCAAATACCACATCAATATTCATGGTCAATACCTCAAAACGAATGAGCTGATTGGCTATGTAATTACCGATGTTGCCAAAGAATACGCTGACGAAGTGGTAGAAGAATTGAAGCAGATCGACCAGACCATTAAATTCCGGCTGCTCTATTAA